In Nonomuraea muscovyensis, one genomic interval encodes:
- the ribH gene encoding 6,7-dimethyl-8-ribityllumazine synthase, with amino-acid sequence MSAEGRPAAQLVPDAAGLTVGVVAASWHPKITDQLVARALQACDDSGATATVVRVPGSLEIPVVAQALARRCDAVVALGAVVRGETAHFDYVCDSVTAGLTRISLDESTPVGNGVLTCETLDQALDRSGLPGSKEDKGYESAIAALETALLLRDLR; translated from the coding sequence ATGAGCGCGGAGGGACGTCCCGCGGCACAGCTGGTGCCGGACGCGGCCGGCCTGACGGTCGGCGTCGTCGCGGCGAGCTGGCACCCCAAGATCACTGACCAGTTGGTGGCGCGCGCCCTGCAGGCGTGTGACGACAGCGGCGCCACGGCCACCGTCGTGCGGGTGCCGGGCTCGCTGGAGATCCCGGTGGTCGCCCAGGCGCTGGCCCGCCGCTGCGACGCGGTCGTCGCCCTCGGCGCGGTCGTCCGCGGCGAGACGGCGCACTTCGACTACGTCTGCGACTCGGTCACCGCCGGGCTCACCCGGATCTCGCTCGACGAGTCGACCCCGGTCGGCAACGGGGTGCTCACCTGCGAGACCCTCGACCAGGCACTGGACCGCTCCGGACTGCCGGGCAGCAAGGAGGACAAGGGCTACGAGTCGGCGATCGCCGCCCTGGAGACCGCACTCCTGTTGAGAGACCTCCGCTGA
- a CDS encoding PH domain-containing protein, which produces MPEHVPAPPLPVTWRPRRGRIIAYGFAVLIVLGSVIMAIFIAEPFMLPDRIAIVAFGCLVAFVLHLLGRVRVEADEEGVTLVNAVRTHHYTWPEVLDVTFLVGDPWPRIDFSDGRTIGAMGIQGSEKALARRATAELAALIHERGEARED; this is translated from the coding sequence ATGCCTGAGCACGTGCCTGCCCCTCCGTTGCCCGTCACCTGGCGTCCGCGCCGGGGAAGAATCATCGCGTACGGCTTCGCCGTGCTCATCGTGCTCGGGTCGGTCATAATGGCGATCTTCATCGCGGAGCCGTTCATGCTGCCCGACCGGATCGCCATCGTGGCCTTCGGCTGCCTCGTCGCCTTCGTCCTGCACCTGCTGGGCCGGGTGCGGGTGGAGGCCGACGAGGAGGGCGTCACCCTCGTCAACGCGGTCCGCACCCACCACTACACCTGGCCGGAGGTGCTGGACGTCACCTTCCTCGTCGGCGACCCGTGGCCCCGGATCGACTTCTCCGACGGCCGCACGATCGGCGCGATGGGCATCCAGGGCTCCGAGAAGGCCCTCGCCCGCCGCGCCACGGCCGAGCTCGCCGCCCTCATCCACGAACGCGGCGAGGCCCGCGAGGACTAG